The window agattaccagtatcccccaggcctcgacctcctcttcttcaggggcccgccccttgaccaaagtcaccagggctgagaagagaagggaccaagccctacaaaaaatccatgataaatcagcaaagcgattgaaagtgcaggcccaagtgctcagtagtcatgaccccccagaggctcctaatctgccttcttctggggtcactgtgttatctctggatgagccaaacctagacagaccccaacctaacctatggggattaggtccagaggaaccagatattattgaagattccccccagccaggatcctctcaGGCTtgcagggattcttctgccattcctgctgatatttctagtttacctccagaattccaatctattttttctgtgttatccaaggccattgatgccaaactttcTGCCATCAATGCGCCCTCCTTACCtcatccacctcctcgtccctcccgtccCTTGGGttccccaacggttagagctccaATTCAGGacgaatcagattcctctcaggatgaatatgaggatatggaagaggatgaggatccattTCAGGGCCTCTCAGAcaatgaggaatcccaaataaaggttccttctccagttactatttttccctctcaattgttcaaatctctcctcctcaaagctagaatttccacAGGATTAGCGGCCCAAGAGAAGCAGGCCACCACATCCAATGACcctccggaggagaatttaccctacttcacagaagaacaggaggataacgaggtaatccctatgccaaaattgtttaaagatgctttacttaagcagtgggattttccagcttctgggcttaatcccactaccaaggacaaaaagttgtacaaactctcttcTTCCTATGAGGATctcctatcctttcccaaaccggatgaacctgtcaaaatccttcactcggcggctgccgtgccaggcgaagcagaggaggtcctccgtccagaggacaagcggattgaacagatgctcaaaagagggttCACCGCAGACTCCTGGGCTATTAAGAGTTCCGCagctgcttcctttttttccagagccatgcttctgtggcttcgccaacttcaacagcatattcctcccgatgatttaagaggtcaacaggacttcaacaaggtatttgcagctgctcagtacgtggctgatgccacgttACAGTCCACCAGATTCGCAGCCAAGTCTattgcggcctccacaacggccagaagactcctatggcttcgtccctggcaagcaggagtacgtcagaagtggcagttatctctggggcCATTGAAGCGCGATCTGCttttcggagatcttctggatccactccttacagaaaccacggacaagaagaaagtattgggtccaaccaccaaaaaggccaccaaaacgcagtcctttcgccgcccagggcgtcaacaagatcaagcggctacCTATCAGAGAaacccaggtcagtattccccccgctttcgttcccaaggaaggaactccaggggcagaggttttcgctaccaaagaggagcgtcctctaacagggcttctaaaaaacctagatggtagttcttcctcgattcccataggtggccgcctagccTATTTCTCCTCTAGCTGGCGTCTCACTTCCAAGGATCCCTGGGTTATTGATACTGTTCAAAAAGGTCTCCTTTTAGAGTTTACTtcccctccccctaaacgttttatttcctgcccttctcccaggtcctcctcagattgtagccgtatggaggaggccatttcccatttattgtccatcagagccattcaaccggttccccccggtcagaaaggccgaggtttttactccatcctctttatggttcctaagtcctccggaggttggagagctattttggatttaaagaagctgaacctatacatcaaatatagaaagtttaagatgcactccttaccaTCCATTttagccgccatccacccgggagatttcatggtttcattagacctcactgaggcctacctccatattcctattgccaaatgccacagaaaatttttgcgTTTCTCattccagggcaggcatttccagtatagggcgatgccatttggtctttcctcggcccctagggtctttacaaagctcttggggtcgctggcggcctatatccgggcttcgcccatccacattttatgttacctagatgacattttggttcatgggaactccctagagaaagtaaaAGTAgatctttctgtcaccatgtcagttctacagaaccatggtttttccatcaactttgacaaaagtcacctccagcCTTCCAcctccattttacacctgggatccattattaattcagaatcctcccaggtcttcctctctcctgagagaaaaaataatataggggagttgatttcacgCATTTTACTTCAACCgtcagtttccatagtaaccctgtcttctcttttggggaagatggtgtcatgcataggcatcattccctgggctcgccttcacgctagggaactacagtggcttctattaccctttcagagatcgggacacagcaactcaagtcgtcgcattgtcatcccatcgATTGTTCGCAGATCTCTCAAGTGGTGGaggtctccggccatggacaaaggatcccctttcaggtgcccggaacaattcgtcatcaccacagatgccagtctatcaggatggggcgcccatgcccgggggatgatagcccagggcacgtggtccccggaggaagcctccaagccaatcaattggctagagttaagagccgtatccctggctctgaaacAATTCattcctcgcatccccaaccggcacgttctcattctcaccgacaacatagccacaaaaagccacatctgcagacaggggggcacgagatccaaggccctcatgagggaggccctcaagttaggcctttgggcagaaaaacaccttcagtcgctcctagccgatcacatctcggggagcctcaacgtccaggcggattggctctctcgagcaacgatagacccaggagagtggaatctccatcaagacctgtttcatcaaatcagcctcaaatTCGGCCTACCAGTACTGGACCTCTTTGCGACCGAAGCGAACGCCCatctccctcgcttcttttccagatttccatccccgggagcagaagcaatcaatgccctcaggagcccctggcctccaggactcttgtatgcattccctccaatccctattctcccggacgtgattcacaaggtcctcagcgagagggctcgagtaatcctaatcgcccctcattggccccgccggccctggttcgcggatctacaACAgctgtccatccaggacccctggcgactccccgtttcgggggatatgctacggcagggggcctcattccatccagacccggagtggttccacctcaccgcctggctgttatcaggagagacttagaactgcgtggacacgaccccggcacagtggaggtcattttaaaggccaggaggggttcaaccaatcgaatctacgaccatacatggtccaagttccaccagtggtgtctacaggaagggtTTTCTCCCCTGCGtatccccatacacaggatcatctccttccttatgcaaggtttccatcaaggcctttccaccagcactctccggcgtcatctggcggccatttcctctgtcctagcagggccccgcagacagcctctccgttcctttccagaagttcaggaattcctcaaaggtatagccaacctcagaccttccaaggtccacagatatccttcctgggatttgccacgggttctccattccctcacacaggcaccctacgaacccctaaaagCTGCGTCCCTAAGGTAcctatcttttaaggtagcattcctggtggctattacctctgcccgacgcatttcggagttggcagccctttcaatcaggcaggacctctgccaatttcatcaggacaaggtagtcttacgactggaccccaccttcttacccaaggtcagttccatgttccacagaacccaagatattgtcttaccttccttctgtctccaacgggaccatcctttggcaattagatggcacaccctggatctcattagagcgcttaggatctatatccaacgcacaggaacctttcggaggtcggaagcacttttcgtagcctatcaccccagagtcatgggtaccaaagtgtcttcaacagtgataggccgttggatcagagggactatctctaaggcctacgagtcggcttccctctcagttccaaagaacatcacagcgcattccaccagaagcgcagccacttcggccgcctgggcgactcaagccccgttggaggaggtctgcaaagcagccacatgggcctcgccaaattccttcatcaggcattacaagattgattcttacgcctcagcggacgctgccttcggcagaagggtactccaatccgttatctctcacgatagcaatttaatcccaccctagggaccaatctattgggtatgtcccatgtgactgctggacccgctccttcagtacggagaataggcgttgattgcttacctgaacgcctcttctcgtacggtgagcgggtacagcagtcacttcccgcccttgtttgTGTCTTATCTATCTCCTATCTTctataacctttctttcctctaactatgagagttgaacactaaagagcttcacatctgagcctagtctacggattcgcgaattctggggaaggggcggatccagcaagcttttttaacactaggctcagttccaccggattggacatgagcaacccatgtgactgctgtacccgctcaccgtacgagaagaggcgttcaggtaagcaatcaacgcctatttgacACTGAACACTACTTGGTGCTATCTGTCTGGTTGAAAAACTGCAATTACAGTACTGCCATAATATAGCAGGAACTGATAAATCATTGAAAAAATCATGCAGATATGACCAAGCCGACTAGTGAGTTTTCTAGAAAATAAGACTTATGATGCTTTTGAACGCATGCACTAAAATAAGAtcttcccagaaaataagacctagtgagggatgggtgtggccagaacAGGAGGCAGCCCTTCTCTTCCCTGGTCACCTCATGGAAGGTCAACACCTTAATTGCAGCCTGCAGATCAGCTGAGCCAGTGAGAGCCAGGCAACTCAGCCCAGGTGAATGAAGCATCCGCCAGCCTGCCAGGGCCCCTTTTGCCAGCAGTTGCTCTGCCCTGCATGAGCTCCATGGCTGCCATGCAGCAAGATGGAGGAGTAAGAGGAGATCACCCTTTCCTGCTTTGCAcccaaaatgtatctttttcttttatgtaagctgagagcatatgcaccaagacaaattccttgtgtgtccaatcacacttggccaataaaattctgttctattttaatcTAAAATAAATATGTTGCTTTAAAATTCAGTTTTTGTAACCATATagcatatagtatatagtattttAAGTTAATAAGAGGAATTTATTGCAACCATtttagtctttaaaaaaaaaagaaatttatttgttACGTGACTGTGTTTTACATAGCATAATCCAAGTTCAAAACAACATAGACTATTGTTTCTGCATCATCATTCTAGCCATTGTCTATCAACTACAGAATAAAAGCCTCTTCCACATGTTTCCAATCAGTATTTATTAAAGAacaaactattatttattttttgataagattattcatttgtatgccgccccaagtctacggagaggggcggcatacaaatttaataaataataataataataatcttaatttCATACATTAAAAAATTGTGACTTATTTGCTTTATGTCAAATGTCATCATGTGTATTATGCGACAGATgtcttcaatttttaaaaaaacaattttaaaaaaattcttctgcatAAGTATAATTGAGTTTTGGGCATAAAagatgtgtcaccatcttgttcttggctttggggggaattttttcttttatttttcataaCTACACATGTGCATGCGCGCAAAGCGCACGCAAAGCCACATGGCAggtgaggaagcgaaccagccatgcagtaagttagaacccacttctggtcaatccatttgttttctttttacaaaGCTGTGTGTGTTGGCCTGCATGCTGGCAGGTTTTTGACTGGCATTTATCCCGTTTGTAGATGTCATTCCATCATGAAATGAGGTGGGAGGAATTTATGTATAATACATTTCCTTTCTCATATTTCCCAAATTGGGATTTATGAATAAAACAAGGTGTCCGTTCCCTTCCCATGATTGTCAGCGTATAATAAAATTACTTTTTGAACCATATTAATAGTAAAGCCTAGCAGCACTATGTCTCATTCATTTTTGTCTCATTCTTGACTTGCAAAGTAATTTATCCAAACAGTTTGAACTATGTTGTCACTTGCCTCTAAAGTCACAGTCCTATGTATTATTCCATATTAATTCTCATTGAATTCCTCAGAAAATGCTGGATAGGCACTTGAATGTGTTAAGGTATCTAGATTTCCCCACCTCTCAGCATGCACTGTGTTATCTTTCTAGAATTGGGTGAGTAAAGCAGAAAAGCAGACCTTACTTGTGGATACTCTTGACCTCTCAGAACTCTTCCATCCAGATACTTTTCTGAATGCCTTAAGACAAGAGACTGCAAGGTAGGTGGATTGATGGCTGTTGCATGTTATGTATGAGTCTCTCAGTACTACCTCTTCATTTGTGCGCTCATTTTTTCACCTTCATTGTCTATAGAAGATTATACCATAGAATTCTTCTGTAGGAAGTGTAGTTGGTCCTCTCTCATGTTTTCTATCTTTATGTAAAGAACATTTTTGGTGAGAAAGCTTTTCATCTACTTCCATAAAACGTGTTTTGCCACTAATACTGTTCGGTTTTATTATCTTCTATAATCTGTTCTATTGATGTTTATCttatttcataatttttaaaaatatattgagtcttttctagtaaaaaaaaaagcatagaCGTTTCCTAAAATAAATCAGATGTGTTTAACTTGTTAACCTGATGATAAATATGATACTTTAGGAAACAGATTTTGCAAGTCTGCAGCTCAACCTTCATTTCTAATAACATGATACTTCACTTAACTTTCTAGAAATAAATTTAGTGTCACAAAGTATTGTGTACGAGCAAAATTAAATACTAGAAATGCTAAAAGATTCTGATTTCtagtgcaatttttttaaaaaaaactgagaaTAGCATTGAAAGAGACATTAAAGGAATGAAAAATGTAAGaatggagaatagcttgactccctcttctttgtggctctGCTTATTCATAAACAGTGTCACAATGTTACTTAGCATAAAATAATATTGATGAAGACAATAAAGCATCTTATTTTCATTAATCCAAATGTTATTTTATTGAATGCTGCACGGGTTTTTTAGCCGTGGGAGTTGGGTGGATTGTCTGGTTCACTTAATCAGCAGCGTGTTATCTTTTAATGTCTGGAGATAAAGTATGGTTTATTTCATTTCAAATAAactatttatattttcattttattattctgTTCCAGAGTAATGGCCTGTTCTGTGGATAGTCTAAAATTTACAGCATCCTGGAAAGGTCAAATAAGAGAAGCAAAGCTCCAAGTTCAGGTAATCAACCTGTTGAATTTATACTTGCTGAGCC of the Erythrolamprus reginae isolate rEryReg1 chromosome 4, rEryReg1.hap1, whole genome shotgun sequence genome contains:
- the LOC139167052 gene encoding uncharacterized protein — encoded protein: MQNGGQDCGKEIFPADFLIDFACEKLERKVVSDDHLTRRSCNYCKLISKHPDCDHMTAAMLGWLELKGLIISTIHSVPFLLQLVTDQVIIIYEPPVFFIISSTLENAIPCWAIDAKLSAINAPSLPHPPPRPSRPLGSPTVRAPIQDESDSSQDEYEDMEEDEDPFQGLSDNEESQIKVPSPVTIFPSQLFKSLLLKARISTGLAAQEKQATTSNDPPEENLPYFTEEQEDNEWDFPASGLNPTTKDKKLYKLSSSYEDLLSFPKPDEPVKILHSAAAVPGEAEEVLRPEDKRIEQMLKRGFTADSWAIKSSAAASFFSRAMLLWLRQLQQHIPPDDLRGQQDFNKVFAAAQYVADATLQSTRFAAKSIAASTTARRLLWLRPWQAGKPRTRRKYWVQPPKRPPKRSPFAAQGVNKIKRLPIRETQVSIPPAFVPKEGTPGAEVFATKEERPLTGLLKNLDGSSSSIPIGGRLAYFSSSWRLTSKDPWVIDTVQKGLLLEFTSPPPKRFISCPSPRSSSDCSRMEEAISHLLSIRAIQPVPPGQKGRGFYSILFMVPKSSGGWRAILDLKKLNLYIKYRKFKMHSLPSILAAIHPGDFMVSLDLTEAYLHIPIAKCHRKFLRFSFQGRHFQYRAMPFGLSSAPRVFTKLLGSLAAYIRASPIHILCYLDDILVHGNSLEKVKVDLSVTMSVLQNHGFSINFDKSHLQPSTSILHLGSIINSESSQVFLSPERKNNIGELISRILLQPSVSIVTLSSLLGKMVSCIGIIPWARLHARELQWLLLPFQRSGHSNSSRRIVIPSIVRRSLKWWRSPAMDKGSPFRCPEQFVITTDASLSGWGAHARGMIAQGTWSPEEASKPINWLELRAVSLALKQFIPRIPNRHVLILTDNIATKSHICRQGGTRSKALMREALKLGLWAEKHLQSLLADHISGSLNVQADWLSRATIDPGEWNLHQDLFHQISLKFGLPVLDLFATEANAHLPRFFSRFPSPGAEAINALRSPWPPGLLYAFPPIPILPDVIHKVLSERARVILIAPHWPRRPWFADLQQLSIQDPWRLPVSGDMLRQGASFHPDPEWFHLTAWLLSGET